In one window of Henckelia pumila isolate YLH828 chromosome 1, ASM3356847v2, whole genome shotgun sequence DNA:
- the LOC140889142 gene encoding rab GTPase-activating protein 22-like isoform X2 translates to MFFSSAVEELDAYYPIRPECQADAPRTKFKARVGKTLGPRRWNAAFSQDGHLDIAGVLRRIQRGGIHPLIKGEVWEFLLGGFDPNSTLDDRNVVRQRRREQYAAWKSECQQLVPEIGSGKIITTSISNDDRHQIQDPSVSSNDQDDGFLSNGGSLDQSTIQWKLGLSQIGLDVVRTDRALVFYEDEANRAKLWDILAVYSWLDKDIGYVQGMNDICSPMVILLEDEADAFWCFERAMRRMRENFRCTTSSMGVQTQLSTLGQIIKAIDPKLHQHLEELDGGEYLFAIRMLMVLFRREFSFIDGLYLWEVMWAMEYNPSIYSSYESSGLISSQVHQTEEIKADNKLLKQCGKFEKKNVKTGLTDQRGALAIFLAASVLETKNKQLLKEAQGMDDVAQILGEITGNLDAKKSLNAALKIHKKYLRKAKKS, encoded by the exons ATGTTTTTTAGCTCAGCGGTTGAGGAGCTGGATGCTTACTATCCTATTAGACCTGAATGTCAAGCTGATGCTCCCAGGACCAAATTTAAGGCGCGG GTAGGCAAGACTCTCGGTCCAAGAAGATGGAATGCAGCATTTTCTCAAGATGGTCATTTGGATATAGCAGGTGTTCTTAGAAGAATTCAAAGAGGG GGCATTCATCCATTGATTAAAGGAGAAGTCTGGGAGTTCTTATTGGGTGGTTTTGATCCTAACAGCACATTGGATGACAGAAATGTTGTCCGACAACGGAGAAG GGAACAGTATGCGGCATGGAAATCCGAATGCCAACAGCTGGTACCTGAAATCGGCAGCGGAAAGATTATCACAACATCTATAAGTAATGATGATCGCCACCAAATACAAGATCCTTCAGTTAGCAGTAACGACCAAGATGATGGTTTTCTGTCAAATGGTGGCTCTTTAGATCAAAGCACGATTCAGTGGAAGCTTGGATTGTCACAAATCG GTTTGGATGTTGTGCGAACAGATCGTGCTCTTGTTTTTTATGAGGATGAAGCTAATCGTGCAAAGCTCTGGGATATACTGGCAGTATATTCTTGGCTGGATAAAGATATTGGATATGTTCAAG GAATGAATGATATATGCTCTCCAATGGTTATTCTTCTCGAAGATGAAGCGGATGCCTTCTGGTGCTTCGAGCGTGCAATGCGTAGAATG AGGGAAAATTTCCGTTGCACTACAAGTTCCATGGGGGTGCAAACTCAACTTAGTACTCTTGGACAAATTATTAAAGCTATAGACCCAAAGCTCCATCAGCACCTTG AGGAGTTGGATGGTGGGGAGTACTTGTTTGCAATTCGTATGCTCATGGTTCTTTTTCGTAGAGAGTTTTCATTTATTGATGGCCTGTATCTCTGGGAG GTCATGTGGGCCATGGAATACAATCCAAGCATCTATTCATCATACGAGTCAAGTGGTTTAATTTCTTCTCAAGTTCATCAAACCGAAGAAATTAAAGCAGATAACAAGCTTCTGAAACAGTGTGGGAAATTCGAGAAGAAGAACGTGAAAACTGGATTGACGGACCAGAGGGGTGCTCTTGCTATTTTCCTAGCTGCTAGTGTACTTGAAACCAAAAACAAACAACTTCTTAAAGAGGCTCAAGGCATGGATGATGTCGCACAG ATTCTGGGTGAAATCACTGGAAATTTGGATGCTAAAAAGTCTTTGAACGCAGCACTGAAAATTCACAAGAAGTATTTGAGAAAG GCCAAGAAATCTTAG
- the LOC140889142 gene encoding rab GTPase-activating protein 22-like isoform X3 gives MGNSMCIMCKKDGMFFSSAVEELDAYYPIRPECQADAPRTKFKARVGKTLGPRRWNAAFSQDGHLDIAGVLRRIQRGGIHPLIKGEVWEFLLGGFDPNSTLDDRNVVRQRRREQYAAWKSECQQLVPEIGSGKIITTSISNDDRHQIQDPSVSSNDQDDGFLSNGGSLDQSTIQWKLGLSQIGLDVVRTDRALVFYEDEANRAKLWDILAVYSWLDKDIGYVQGMNDICSPMVILLEDEADAFWCFERAMRRMRENFRCTTSSMGVQTQLSTLGQIIKAIDPKLHQHLEELDGGEYLFAIRMLMVLFRREFSFIDGLYLWESLVPN, from the exons ATGGGGAACTCCATGTGCATTATGTGCAAGAAAGATGG GATGTTTTTTAGCTCAGCGGTTGAGGAGCTGGATGCTTACTATCCTATTAGACCTGAATGTCAAGCTGATGCTCCCAGGACCAAATTTAAGGCGCGG GTAGGCAAGACTCTCGGTCCAAGAAGATGGAATGCAGCATTTTCTCAAGATGGTCATTTGGATATAGCAGGTGTTCTTAGAAGAATTCAAAGAGGG GGCATTCATCCATTGATTAAAGGAGAAGTCTGGGAGTTCTTATTGGGTGGTTTTGATCCTAACAGCACATTGGATGACAGAAATGTTGTCCGACAACGGAGAAG GGAACAGTATGCGGCATGGAAATCCGAATGCCAACAGCTGGTACCTGAAATCGGCAGCGGAAAGATTATCACAACATCTATAAGTAATGATGATCGCCACCAAATACAAGATCCTTCAGTTAGCAGTAACGACCAAGATGATGGTTTTCTGTCAAATGGTGGCTCTTTAGATCAAAGCACGATTCAGTGGAAGCTTGGATTGTCACAAATCG GTTTGGATGTTGTGCGAACAGATCGTGCTCTTGTTTTTTATGAGGATGAAGCTAATCGTGCAAAGCTCTGGGATATACTGGCAGTATATTCTTGGCTGGATAAAGATATTGGATATGTTCAAG GAATGAATGATATATGCTCTCCAATGGTTATTCTTCTCGAAGATGAAGCGGATGCCTTCTGGTGCTTCGAGCGTGCAATGCGTAGAATG AGGGAAAATTTCCGTTGCACTACAAGTTCCATGGGGGTGCAAACTCAACTTAGTACTCTTGGACAAATTATTAAAGCTATAGACCCAAAGCTCCATCAGCACCTTG AGGAGTTGGATGGTGGGGAGTACTTGTTTGCAATTCGTATGCTCATGGTTCTTTTTCGTAGAGAGTTTTCATTTATTGATGGCCTGTATCTCTGGGAG AGTTTGGTACCAAACTAG
- the LOC140889142 gene encoding rab GTPase-activating protein 22-like isoform X1, protein MGNSMCIMCKKDGMFFSSAVEELDAYYPIRPECQADAPRTKFKARVGKTLGPRRWNAAFSQDGHLDIAGVLRRIQRGGIHPLIKGEVWEFLLGGFDPNSTLDDRNVVRQRRREQYAAWKSECQQLVPEIGSGKIITTSISNDDRHQIQDPSVSSNDQDDGFLSNGGSLDQSTIQWKLGLSQIGLDVVRTDRALVFYEDEANRAKLWDILAVYSWLDKDIGYVQGMNDICSPMVILLEDEADAFWCFERAMRRMRENFRCTTSSMGVQTQLSTLGQIIKAIDPKLHQHLEELDGGEYLFAIRMLMVLFRREFSFIDGLYLWEVMWAMEYNPSIYSSYESSGLISSQVHQTEEIKADNKLLKQCGKFEKKNVKTGLTDQRGALAIFLAASVLETKNKQLLKEAQGMDDVAQILGEITGNLDAKKSLNAALKIHKKYLRKAKKS, encoded by the exons ATGGGGAACTCCATGTGCATTATGTGCAAGAAAGATGG GATGTTTTTTAGCTCAGCGGTTGAGGAGCTGGATGCTTACTATCCTATTAGACCTGAATGTCAAGCTGATGCTCCCAGGACCAAATTTAAGGCGCGG GTAGGCAAGACTCTCGGTCCAAGAAGATGGAATGCAGCATTTTCTCAAGATGGTCATTTGGATATAGCAGGTGTTCTTAGAAGAATTCAAAGAGGG GGCATTCATCCATTGATTAAAGGAGAAGTCTGGGAGTTCTTATTGGGTGGTTTTGATCCTAACAGCACATTGGATGACAGAAATGTTGTCCGACAACGGAGAAG GGAACAGTATGCGGCATGGAAATCCGAATGCCAACAGCTGGTACCTGAAATCGGCAGCGGAAAGATTATCACAACATCTATAAGTAATGATGATCGCCACCAAATACAAGATCCTTCAGTTAGCAGTAACGACCAAGATGATGGTTTTCTGTCAAATGGTGGCTCTTTAGATCAAAGCACGATTCAGTGGAAGCTTGGATTGTCACAAATCG GTTTGGATGTTGTGCGAACAGATCGTGCTCTTGTTTTTTATGAGGATGAAGCTAATCGTGCAAAGCTCTGGGATATACTGGCAGTATATTCTTGGCTGGATAAAGATATTGGATATGTTCAAG GAATGAATGATATATGCTCTCCAATGGTTATTCTTCTCGAAGATGAAGCGGATGCCTTCTGGTGCTTCGAGCGTGCAATGCGTAGAATG AGGGAAAATTTCCGTTGCACTACAAGTTCCATGGGGGTGCAAACTCAACTTAGTACTCTTGGACAAATTATTAAAGCTATAGACCCAAAGCTCCATCAGCACCTTG AGGAGTTGGATGGTGGGGAGTACTTGTTTGCAATTCGTATGCTCATGGTTCTTTTTCGTAGAGAGTTTTCATTTATTGATGGCCTGTATCTCTGGGAG GTCATGTGGGCCATGGAATACAATCCAAGCATCTATTCATCATACGAGTCAAGTGGTTTAATTTCTTCTCAAGTTCATCAAACCGAAGAAATTAAAGCAGATAACAAGCTTCTGAAACAGTGTGGGAAATTCGAGAAGAAGAACGTGAAAACTGGATTGACGGACCAGAGGGGTGCTCTTGCTATTTTCCTAGCTGCTAGTGTACTTGAAACCAAAAACAAACAACTTCTTAAAGAGGCTCAAGGCATGGATGATGTCGCACAG ATTCTGGGTGAAATCACTGGAAATTTGGATGCTAAAAAGTCTTTGAACGCAGCACTGAAAATTCACAAGAAGTATTTGAGAAAG GCCAAGAAATCTTAG
- the LOC140873941 gene encoding fructose-bisphosphate aldolase, chloroplastic-like — protein MSMQLSLNFSPLLDFHVNFWPNLGRGILVVDESNATCGKRLASIGLENTEANHLAYHTLLVTAPGLGQYISGAILFEETLYQSTIDGKKIVDVLVEQNIIPDIKVDKGLVPFAGSNDESWCQGLDGLASRSAA, from the exons ATGAGTATGCAATTGTCCTTG AATTTCTCTCCACTTCTCGATTTTCATGTAAATTTTTGGCCAAATCTGGGGCGTGGTATTCTTGTCGTGGATGAATCGAACGCCACTTGCGGGAAGCGCCTAGCATCCATCGGGCTGGAGAACACCGAGGCAAACCATCTGGCTTATCACACGCTTCTCGTGACTGCGCCTGGACTCGGCCAGTACATCTCTGGAGCGATCTTGTTTGAGGAGACTCTCTACCAATCTACCATTGATGGTAAGAAAATAGTTGATGTTCTTGTTGAGCAAAATATCATCCCTGACATTAAAGTCGATAAGGGTTTGGTTCCCTTTGCTGGTTCAAATGACGAGTCATGGTGCCAAGGTCTCGATGGCCTTGCCTCTCGCTCCGCTGCTTAA